In Stigmatopora nigra isolate UIUO_SnigA chromosome 18, RoL_Snig_1.1, whole genome shotgun sequence, one genomic interval encodes:
- the gpx9 gene encoding glutathione peroxidase 9 isoform X2, whose amino-acid sequence MSNKSVYDFSAETLEGAMAPLANFQGKVLLVVNVATFUGSTIEEYHRLNALMDMFGDDNFSVLGFSCNQFGLQSPEGNHETLKILKYVRPGQGFVPKFPIFGKVEVNGVNEEPLFTYLKESLPFVNPVIGDMKKFYWTPITVNDIRWNFEKFLITSEGKPFSRFSAVAA is encoded by the exons ATGTCGAATAAATCGGTCTATGATTTCTCTGCAGAAACCCTGGAGGGAGCGATGGCACCACTCGCAAACTTCCAGGGTAAGGTTCTTCTTGTCGTCAATGTGGCCACCTTCTGAGGGTCAACTATAGAGGAG TATCATCGACTGAATGCACTCATGGATATGTTTGGTGATGACAACTTCTCAGTGCTGGGCTTCTCCTGCAACCAATTTGGCCTTCAATCTCCTG aggggaaTCATGAAACTTTAAAAATCCTCAAGTACGTTCGACCTGGACAAGGATTTGTACCAAAGTTTCCCATTTTTGGTAAGGTCGAAGTTAATGGAGTTAATGAAGAGCCCCTGTTTACATACCTAAAG GAATCTTTACCCTTTGTAAACCCTGTCATTGGTGACATGAAGAAATTCTATTGGACACCAATCACAGTCAATGATATTCGGTGGAATTTTGAAAAGTTTCTCATCACATCAGAGGGCAAGCCCTTTAGTCG TTTTTCAGCGGTGGCAGCATGA
- the gpx9 gene encoding glutathione peroxidase 9 isoform X1, with the protein MSNKSVYDFSAETLEGAMAPLANFQGKVLLVVNVATFUGSTIEEYHRLNALMDMFGDDNFSVLGFSCNQFGLQSPEGNHETLKILKYVRPGQGFVPKFPIFGKVEVNGVNEEPLFTYLKESLPFVNPVIGDMKKFYWTPITVNDIRWNFEKFLITSEGKPFSRYELHCPIDKVEKDIAGLL; encoded by the exons ATGTCGAATAAATCGGTCTATGATTTCTCTGCAGAAACCCTGGAGGGAGCGATGGCACCACTCGCAAACTTCCAGGGTAAGGTTCTTCTTGTCGTCAATGTGGCCACCTTCTGAGGGTCAACTATAGAGGAG TATCATCGACTGAATGCACTCATGGATATGTTTGGTGATGACAACTTCTCAGTGCTGGGCTTCTCCTGCAACCAATTTGGCCTTCAATCTCCTG aggggaaTCATGAAACTTTAAAAATCCTCAAGTACGTTCGACCTGGACAAGGATTTGTACCAAAGTTTCCCATTTTTGGTAAGGTCGAAGTTAATGGAGTTAATGAAGAGCCCCTGTTTACATACCTAAAG GAATCTTTACCCTTTGTAAACCCTGTCATTGGTGACATGAAGAAATTCTATTGGACACCAATCACAGTCAATGATATTCGGTGGAATTTTGAAAAGTTTCTCATCACATCAGAGGGCAAGCCCTTTAGTCG GTACGAACTTCACTGTCCAATTGATAAGGTTGAAAAGGACATAGCGGGGCTTCTGTAA
- the gpx9 gene encoding glutathione peroxidase 9 isoform X3, producing MDMFGDDNFSVLGFSCNQFGLQSPEGNHETLKILKYVRPGQGFVPKFPIFGKVEVNGVNEEPLFTYLKESLPFVNPVIGDMKKFYWTPITVNDIRWNFEKFLITSEGKPFSRYELHCPIDKVEKDIAGLL from the exons ATGGATATGTTTGGTGATGACAACTTCTCAGTGCTGGGCTTCTCCTGCAACCAATTTGGCCTTCAATCTCCTG aggggaaTCATGAAACTTTAAAAATCCTCAAGTACGTTCGACCTGGACAAGGATTTGTACCAAAGTTTCCCATTTTTGGTAAGGTCGAAGTTAATGGAGTTAATGAAGAGCCCCTGTTTACATACCTAAAG GAATCTTTACCCTTTGTAAACCCTGTCATTGGTGACATGAAGAAATTCTATTGGACACCAATCACAGTCAATGATATTCGGTGGAATTTTGAAAAGTTTCTCATCACATCAGAGGGCAAGCCCTTTAGTCG GTACGAACTTCACTGTCCAATTGATAAGGTTGAAAAGGACATAGCGGGGCTTCTGTAA
- the ndufb8 gene encoding NADH dehydrogenase [ubiquinone] 1 beta subcomplex subunit 8, mitochondrial codes for MAVVAFRQWTQALSKGRVSGISALLSGARSASGISKADLPGPYPKTPEERAAAAKKYNMRVEDYEPYPDNGEGFGDYPKLPDRSQHERDPWYEWDHPDLRRNHGEPLHWHFDMYTRTRVDTSPTPVSWNSMCKQLFGFIGFMLFMFYLGEKFPSYQPVGPKQYPYNNLYLENGGDPEKVPEEVKNYEI; via the exons ATGGCTGTCGTTGCTTTCCGACAATGGACCCAAGCCCTCTCAAAAGGGCGAGTTTCGGGAATTTCGGCTCTTCTTTCCGGAGCTAGGTCAG catctggtatttcAAAAGCTGATCTACCTGGGCCATACCCAAAAACTCCAGAGGAAAGAGCTGCTGCTGCTAAGAAGTACAATATGAGGGTTGAAGACTATGAGCCCTATCCAGACAATGGAGAAGG tTTTGGTGATTATCCCAAGCTTCCAGATAGATCTCAGCATGAAAGAGATCCCTGGTATGAATGGGACCACCCTGATTTGAGGAGAAATCATGGAGAGCCT CTACATTGGCATTTTGACATGTACACCAGAACCCGTGTTGATACATCTCCCACCCCTGTGTCCTGGAACTCCATGTGCAAACAGCTATTTGGTTTCATTGGGTTTATGTTGTTCATGTTCTACCTTGGGGAGAAATTTCCAAGTTACCAGCCTGTG GGACCTAAACAATATCCCTACAACAACTTGTATTTGGAGAATGGTGGAGATCCTGAAAAAGTCCCAGAAGAAGTCAAGAATTATGAAATTTGA
- the sec31b gene encoding protein transport protein Sec31A isoform X2: MRLKEIQRTAQQAWSPPGHHPICLALGTSAQQLDASFNTTAALEIFELDFTDPSLDMKLKGSLCTTNRLHSLVWANFGTNEDATGGRLVAGSENGALTVYNTDAILNSDAEAVIGQYNKHTGPVRALDLNPFQSNLLASGANDSEIYIWDLNNLGNPMTPGAKAQPAEDISVVSWNRQVQHILASANPSGKAVVWDLRKNEPIIKISDHSNRMHCSGMVWHPDVATQLVLASEDDRLPVIQMWDLRFATSPLNVLENHTRGILSISWSQADSELLLSSAKDNRILCWNPNTGEVIYELPTTNQWCFDVQWCPRNPALLSAASFDGRITVYSVMGGSLKAEQQSTADQISSSFDTLDPFGTGQTLPPLQVPQSTAQDTIVPPLKKPPKWVRRPVGASFGFGGKLIAFENPKVGPVQTPQPVPRQVFISQVTTETEFLQRSKELQVALQSGSFNSYCQNKIQNAKTEAEQDIWKFLLVNFEDEARIKFLRLLGFSKDELEIKISKCLGKTFQPNGHAVDAEDLAKKMLQLSTERSEEAAVDGDTTTSGCVSPADFFNQNPKEISNFQIPVSCDTDGLISQALLVGNFEGAVDLCLSDGRYAEAILLSISGGEELLKKTQQKYLSKQKNSISMLISSVVTQNWRDIVQSCELDNWKEALAALLTYAHPEEFAKLCDTLGSRLETEGTEKRCLQACLCYICSGNLERLVECWAVHRDCSSPLGLEDLVEKVMMLRKSIERLRNSEVAVQSPVLAEKLTSYAGILAAEGSLVAAMSYLPENNDQPGITMLRNRLFHAQGEAVSPQLPPSPAKPNASSHAPLQKAQIMDQYQPSPPHSHHHPQQQQQPPPPMPTSALFQPQVAPNSSVPGLPPSSHVQPPYPQHPPTVPGFAPHQPFQPSPMGGPSAFSPPGPPSMPAANLSGPPLQHPSSAPGGLPPMPSPGVPLTGFMPSTSMPSGPMPSSGQPGAPVPMYPGGLHNQGPMPTAPFAPLGSGYPQGGPGAPGAKPYAAPAVAPPPTASHEGWNDPPAVRSGPRKKKVPENYTPPTPITAPVMGYPGDAPQMHNHAQVPPGAPQEPSVQLLQQLPAERVEQKEIPAEHMVLKSTFDSLVQRCQLAAGDPQTKRKLDDAAKRLGCLYDRLREQSLSPNILSGLHEIGRCVATQNYQRGLEVHTMVVSSSNFSEISAFMPILKVVMTIANKLSV; the protein is encoded by the exons ATGAGGCTGAAAGAGATCCAAAGGACTGCTCAGCAGGCTTGGAGCCCACCTGGGCACCATCCTATCTGCCTGGCATTGg GTACATCGGCGCAGCAGCTCGATGCATCTTTTAACACCACCGCTGCACTGGAAATATTTGAATTGGATTTTACCGATCCTTCTCTAGACATGAAGCTCAAAGGGTCCTTGTGCACCACCAACAG GCTGCACAGTCTGGTGTGGGCAAATTTCGGGACCAACGAAGACGCTACAGGAGGAAGGCTGGTGGCGGGCAGTGAAAATGGCGCATTAACTGTTTATAACACGGATGCTATCTTAAATTCGGATGCCGAGGCTGTGATTGGACAGTACAACAAACATACAGGGCCCGTAAGGgcgctggatttgaacccttttcag AGCAATCTCCTTGCATCGGGAGCTAATGATTCTGAGATATACATTTGGGATCTGAACAATTTAGGTAATCCAATGACGCCAGGAGCAAAAGCACAG CCTGCTGAAGACATCAGTGTGGTGTCATGGAACCGGCAAGTGCAGCACATCTTGGCCTCAGCCAACCCCAGCGGCAAAGCAGTCGTGTGGGATCTGAGGAAGAATGAGCCTATCATTAAAATCAGCGACCACAGTAATCGG ATGCACTGTTCAGGAATGGTGTGGCATCCAGATGTGGCTACACAGTTAGTACTGGCTTCCGAGGATGACCGCTTACCAGTCATTCAAATGTGGGACCTCCGTTTTGCCACATCTCCTCTTAATGTGCTTGAGAATCACACACG gGGGATTCTGTCCATCTCCTGGAGCCAAGCTGACTCGGAGCTCTTATTGAGCAGCGCTAAGGATAACCGCATTCTCTGTTGGAATCCAAACACTGGCGAG GTCATCTACGAGCTCCCCACAACAAACCAATGGTGTTTTGACGTCCAGTGGTGTCCTCGGAATCCCGCTCTGCTCTCTGCAGCTTCGTTCGATGGCAGAATTACAGTTTATTCTGTGATGGGTGGGAGCTTAAAGGCTGAGCAGCAAAGTACAGCTGATCAG ATATCATCTTCATTTGATACGCTGGATCCCTTCGGAACGGGCCAAACTCTCCCTCCTTTGCAAGTTCCTCAGTCTACAGCACAGGACACCATCGTTCCTCCTCTAAAAAAGCCACCCAAGTGGGTGCGCAGGCCAGTGGGGGCCTCCTTTGGC TTTGGCGGAAAGCTGATTGCTTTTGAGAATCCCAAAGTGGGACCAGTGCAGACCCCGCAACCGGTCCCCAGGCAGGTGTTCATCAGCCAAGTGACTACTGAGACAGAGTTTCTGCAACGATCCAAGGAGCTGCAAGTAGCACTGCAGTCGGGTTCTTTCAACAGCTACTGCCAAAACAAGATCCAGAACGCCAAGACTGAGGCTGAGCAGGACATCTGGAAGTTCTTATTG GTGAATTTTGAAGATGAAGCTCGCATCAAATTCCTAAGACTTTTGGGTTTTAGTAAAGATGAACTGGAGATTAAG ATTTCTAAATGTCTGGGAAAGACGTTCCAACCCAATGGACACGCTGTGGATGCTGAGGATCTGGCTAAAAAGATGTTACAGCTCTCTACTGAG cgttCTGAAGAAGCTGCCGTGGACGGTGACACCACAACATCAGGCTGTGTTTCCCCAGCGGACTTTTTCAACCAGAATCCCAAAGAAATCTCCAACTTTCAAATCCCCGTTTCATGTg ACACGGACGGCTTGATAAGCCAGGCGCTACTAGTGGGCAACTTTGAGGGCGCCGTGGATTTGTGTCTGAGCGACGGTCGCTACGCCGAAGCCATCTTGCTGTCCATAAGTGGTGGGGAGGAGCTGCTTAAAAAGACCCAGCAGAAATACTTGAGCAAGCAGAAAAACAGCATTTCCATG CTCATATCGTCAGTAGTTACGCAGAATTGGAGAGACATTGTGCAAAGCTGTGAGCTGGATAACTGGAAAGAAGCACTTGCCGCTCTCTTGACCTACGCTCACCCTGAAGAATTCGCCAAGCTGTGCG ATACCCTGGGAAGCCGCTTGGAGACGGAAGGGACGGAGAAACGTTGCCTGCAGGCTTGCTTGTGTTACATCTGTTCAGGGAACTTAGAGAGATTGGTGGAGTGCTGGGCTGTGCATAGAGACTGCTCCTCGCCTCTTGGCTTGGag GATCTGGTGGAAAAGGTCATGATGCTACGCAAATCCATAGAACGCCTCCGCAACAGCGAGGTGGCGGTGCAAAGCCCGGTACTGGCCGAGAAGTTGACGTCCTACGCCGGCATCCTGGCCGCAGAGGGCAGCCTGGTTGCTGCCATGTCGTATCTGCCAGAAAACAATGATCAA CCGGGGATCACTATGCTGAGAAACAGACTGTTCCATGCTCAAGGAGAAGCTGTCAGCCCACAGCTGCCTCCAAGCCCGGCTAAGCCCAATGCTTCTTCTCATGCACCTCTACAGAAAGCACAGATCATG GATCAATACCAGCCCTCCCCTCCTCATTCCCATCATCATCctcagcaacagcagcagcctcCGCCCCCCATGCCTACATCAGCGCTATTCCAGCCTCAGGTTGCCCCTAATAGCTCTGTACCAGGCCTGCCCCCTTCTTCTCATGTGCAGCCCCCTTACCCACAACATCCACCTACAGTTCCAG GCTTTGCTCCACATCAGCCATTCCAGCCGTCCCCCATGGGCGGACCTTCGGCCTTCTCCCCTCCAGGTCCCCCCAGCATGCCAGCTGCCAACCTATCGGGACCTCCACTCCAGCACCCGTCCTCCGCCCCCGGTGGTCTGCCCCCCATGCCCAGCCCCGGCGTCCCCTTGACGGGGTTCATGCCTTCGACCTCCATGCCTTCGGGTCCCATGCCATCTAGCGGCCAACCGGGAGCCCCCGTCCCCATGTACCCCGGGGGACTCCACAACCAAGGTCCCATGCCAACTGCTCCCTTTGCCCCTCTGGGGTCAGGTTACCCACAAGGGGGCCCCGGCGCTCCCGGGGCAAAGCCATACGCGGCCCCGGCTGTCGCTCCTCCGCCTACAG CCTCCCACGAAGGTTGGAATGACCCGCCGGCAGTACGAAGTGGACCCCGGAAGAAGAAG GTCCCTGAAAACTACACTCCACCAACACCTATCACCGCCCCCGTGATGGGTTACCCAGGGGATGCCCCTCAGATGCACAACCATGCCCAAGTACCCCCCGGAGCACCCCAAGAGCCCAGCGTGCAG CTTCTTCAGCAGCTCCCAGCAGAACGTGTGGAGCAGAAGGAGATCCCTGCCGAACACATGGTGCTCAAATCCACCTTTGACAGTCTGGTACAGCGTTGCCAGCTAGCAGCAGGAGACCCG CAAACAAAAAGGAAGCTGGATGATGCAGCTAAACGGTTGGGATGCCTCTACGACAGGCTAAGGGAGCAGTCG CTCTCTCCCAACATTCTGAGCGGCCTGCACGAAATCGGCCGTTGCGTTGCCACCCAGAATTACCAACGCGGCCTGGAGGTCCACACCATGGTGGTGAGCAGCAGCAACTTCAGCGAGATCTCCGCCTTCATGCCCATCCTCAAAGTAGTCATGACCATCGCCAACAAGTTGAGCGTTTAA
- the sec31b gene encoding protein transport protein Sec31A isoform X1 — protein MRLKEIQRTAQQAWSPPGHHPICLALGTSAQQLDASFNTTAALEIFELDFTDPSLDMKLKGSLCTTNRLHSLVWANFGTNEDATGGRLVAGSENGALTVYNTDAILNSDAEAVIGQYNKHTGPVRALDLNPFQSNLLASGANDSEIYIWDLNNLGNPMTPGAKAQPAEDISVVSWNRQVQHILASANPSGKAVVWDLRKNEPIIKISDHSNRMHCSGMVWHPDVATQLVLASEDDRLPVIQMWDLRFATSPLNVLENHTRGILSISWSQADSELLLSSAKDNRILCWNPNTGEVIYELPTTNQWCFDVQWCPRNPALLSAASFDGRITVYSVMGGSLKAEQQSTADQISSSFDTLDPFGTGQTLPPLQVPQSTAQDTIVPPLKKPPKWVRRPVGASFGFGGKLIAFENPKVGPVQTPQPVPRQVFISQVTTETEFLQRSKELQVALQSGSFNSYCQNKIQNAKTEAEQDIWKFLLVNFEDEARIKFLRLLGFSKDELEIKISKCLGKTFQPNGHAVDAEDLAKKMLQLSTERSEEAAVDGDTTTSGCVSPADFFNQNPKEISNFQIPVSCDTDGLISQALLVGNFEGAVDLCLSDGRYAEAILLSISGGEELLKKTQQKYLSKQKNSISMLISSVVTQNWRDIVQSCELDNWKEALAALLTYAHPEEFAKLCDTLGSRLETEGTEKRCLQACLCYICSGNLERLVECWAVHRDCSSPLGLEDLVEKVMMLRKSIERLRNSEVAVQSPVLAEKLTSYAGILAAEGSLVAAMSYLPENNDQPGITMLRNRLFHAQGEAVSPQLPPSPAKPNASSHAPLQKAQIMDQYQPSPPHSHHHPQQQQQPPPPMPTSALFQPQVAPNSSVPGLPPSSHVQPPYPQHPPTVPGFAPHQPFQPSPMGGPSAFSPPGPPSMPAANLSGPPLQHPSSAPGGLPPMPSPGVPLTGFMPSTSMPSGPMPSSGQPGAPVPMYPGGLHNQGPMPTAPFAPLGSGYPQGGPGAPGAKPYAAPAVAPPPTGFFPWLQNQFELEASHEGWNDPPAVRSGPRKKKVPENYTPPTPITAPVMGYPGDAPQMHNHAQVPPGAPQEPSVQLLQQLPAERVEQKEIPAEHMVLKSTFDSLVQRCQLAAGDPQTKRKLDDAAKRLGCLYDRLREQSLSPNILSGLHEIGRCVATQNYQRGLEVHTMVVSSSNFSEISAFMPILKVVMTIANKLSV, from the exons ATGAGGCTGAAAGAGATCCAAAGGACTGCTCAGCAGGCTTGGAGCCCACCTGGGCACCATCCTATCTGCCTGGCATTGg GTACATCGGCGCAGCAGCTCGATGCATCTTTTAACACCACCGCTGCACTGGAAATATTTGAATTGGATTTTACCGATCCTTCTCTAGACATGAAGCTCAAAGGGTCCTTGTGCACCACCAACAG GCTGCACAGTCTGGTGTGGGCAAATTTCGGGACCAACGAAGACGCTACAGGAGGAAGGCTGGTGGCGGGCAGTGAAAATGGCGCATTAACTGTTTATAACACGGATGCTATCTTAAATTCGGATGCCGAGGCTGTGATTGGACAGTACAACAAACATACAGGGCCCGTAAGGgcgctggatttgaacccttttcag AGCAATCTCCTTGCATCGGGAGCTAATGATTCTGAGATATACATTTGGGATCTGAACAATTTAGGTAATCCAATGACGCCAGGAGCAAAAGCACAG CCTGCTGAAGACATCAGTGTGGTGTCATGGAACCGGCAAGTGCAGCACATCTTGGCCTCAGCCAACCCCAGCGGCAAAGCAGTCGTGTGGGATCTGAGGAAGAATGAGCCTATCATTAAAATCAGCGACCACAGTAATCGG ATGCACTGTTCAGGAATGGTGTGGCATCCAGATGTGGCTACACAGTTAGTACTGGCTTCCGAGGATGACCGCTTACCAGTCATTCAAATGTGGGACCTCCGTTTTGCCACATCTCCTCTTAATGTGCTTGAGAATCACACACG gGGGATTCTGTCCATCTCCTGGAGCCAAGCTGACTCGGAGCTCTTATTGAGCAGCGCTAAGGATAACCGCATTCTCTGTTGGAATCCAAACACTGGCGAG GTCATCTACGAGCTCCCCACAACAAACCAATGGTGTTTTGACGTCCAGTGGTGTCCTCGGAATCCCGCTCTGCTCTCTGCAGCTTCGTTCGATGGCAGAATTACAGTTTATTCTGTGATGGGTGGGAGCTTAAAGGCTGAGCAGCAAAGTACAGCTGATCAG ATATCATCTTCATTTGATACGCTGGATCCCTTCGGAACGGGCCAAACTCTCCCTCCTTTGCAAGTTCCTCAGTCTACAGCACAGGACACCATCGTTCCTCCTCTAAAAAAGCCACCCAAGTGGGTGCGCAGGCCAGTGGGGGCCTCCTTTGGC TTTGGCGGAAAGCTGATTGCTTTTGAGAATCCCAAAGTGGGACCAGTGCAGACCCCGCAACCGGTCCCCAGGCAGGTGTTCATCAGCCAAGTGACTACTGAGACAGAGTTTCTGCAACGATCCAAGGAGCTGCAAGTAGCACTGCAGTCGGGTTCTTTCAACAGCTACTGCCAAAACAAGATCCAGAACGCCAAGACTGAGGCTGAGCAGGACATCTGGAAGTTCTTATTG GTGAATTTTGAAGATGAAGCTCGCATCAAATTCCTAAGACTTTTGGGTTTTAGTAAAGATGAACTGGAGATTAAG ATTTCTAAATGTCTGGGAAAGACGTTCCAACCCAATGGACACGCTGTGGATGCTGAGGATCTGGCTAAAAAGATGTTACAGCTCTCTACTGAG cgttCTGAAGAAGCTGCCGTGGACGGTGACACCACAACATCAGGCTGTGTTTCCCCAGCGGACTTTTTCAACCAGAATCCCAAAGAAATCTCCAACTTTCAAATCCCCGTTTCATGTg ACACGGACGGCTTGATAAGCCAGGCGCTACTAGTGGGCAACTTTGAGGGCGCCGTGGATTTGTGTCTGAGCGACGGTCGCTACGCCGAAGCCATCTTGCTGTCCATAAGTGGTGGGGAGGAGCTGCTTAAAAAGACCCAGCAGAAATACTTGAGCAAGCAGAAAAACAGCATTTCCATG CTCATATCGTCAGTAGTTACGCAGAATTGGAGAGACATTGTGCAAAGCTGTGAGCTGGATAACTGGAAAGAAGCACTTGCCGCTCTCTTGACCTACGCTCACCCTGAAGAATTCGCCAAGCTGTGCG ATACCCTGGGAAGCCGCTTGGAGACGGAAGGGACGGAGAAACGTTGCCTGCAGGCTTGCTTGTGTTACATCTGTTCAGGGAACTTAGAGAGATTGGTGGAGTGCTGGGCTGTGCATAGAGACTGCTCCTCGCCTCTTGGCTTGGag GATCTGGTGGAAAAGGTCATGATGCTACGCAAATCCATAGAACGCCTCCGCAACAGCGAGGTGGCGGTGCAAAGCCCGGTACTGGCCGAGAAGTTGACGTCCTACGCCGGCATCCTGGCCGCAGAGGGCAGCCTGGTTGCTGCCATGTCGTATCTGCCAGAAAACAATGATCAA CCGGGGATCACTATGCTGAGAAACAGACTGTTCCATGCTCAAGGAGAAGCTGTCAGCCCACAGCTGCCTCCAAGCCCGGCTAAGCCCAATGCTTCTTCTCATGCACCTCTACAGAAAGCACAGATCATG GATCAATACCAGCCCTCCCCTCCTCATTCCCATCATCATCctcagcaacagcagcagcctcCGCCCCCCATGCCTACATCAGCGCTATTCCAGCCTCAGGTTGCCCCTAATAGCTCTGTACCAGGCCTGCCCCCTTCTTCTCATGTGCAGCCCCCTTACCCACAACATCCACCTACAGTTCCAG GCTTTGCTCCACATCAGCCATTCCAGCCGTCCCCCATGGGCGGACCTTCGGCCTTCTCCCCTCCAGGTCCCCCCAGCATGCCAGCTGCCAACCTATCGGGACCTCCACTCCAGCACCCGTCCTCCGCCCCCGGTGGTCTGCCCCCCATGCCCAGCCCCGGCGTCCCCTTGACGGGGTTCATGCCTTCGACCTCCATGCCTTCGGGTCCCATGCCATCTAGCGGCCAACCGGGAGCCCCCGTCCCCATGTACCCCGGGGGACTCCACAACCAAGGTCCCATGCCAACTGCTCCCTTTGCCCCTCTGGGGTCAGGTTACCCACAAGGGGGCCCCGGCGCTCCCGGGGCAAAGCCATACGCGGCCCCGGCTGTCGCTCCTCCGCCTACAG GATTCTTTCCCTGGCTGCAAAACCAGTTTGAACTTGAAG CCTCCCACGAAGGTTGGAATGACCCGCCGGCAGTACGAAGTGGACCCCGGAAGAAGAAG GTCCCTGAAAACTACACTCCACCAACACCTATCACCGCCCCCGTGATGGGTTACCCAGGGGATGCCCCTCAGATGCACAACCATGCCCAAGTACCCCCCGGAGCACCCCAAGAGCCCAGCGTGCAG CTTCTTCAGCAGCTCCCAGCAGAACGTGTGGAGCAGAAGGAGATCCCTGCCGAACACATGGTGCTCAAATCCACCTTTGACAGTCTGGTACAGCGTTGCCAGCTAGCAGCAGGAGACCCG CAAACAAAAAGGAAGCTGGATGATGCAGCTAAACGGTTGGGATGCCTCTACGACAGGCTAAGGGAGCAGTCG CTCTCTCCCAACATTCTGAGCGGCCTGCACGAAATCGGCCGTTGCGTTGCCACCCAGAATTACCAACGCGGCCTGGAGGTCCACACCATGGTGGTGAGCAGCAGCAACTTCAGCGAGATCTCCGCCTTCATGCCCATCCTCAAAGTAGTCATGACCATCGCCAACAAGTTGAGCGTTTAA